In Hemicordylus capensis ecotype Gifberg chromosome 3, rHemCap1.1.pri, whole genome shotgun sequence, one DNA window encodes the following:
- the DTYMK gene encoding thymidylate kinase, with protein MAGRRGALIVLEGVDRAGKSTQSRRLVEALRTMGHPAELLRFPERTTEIGRLISSYLEKKNDLEDHTVHLLFSANRWEQVPMIKEKLNRGVTLVVDRYAFSGVAFTSAKENFSLEWCKQPDVGLPKPDLILFLQLSTPEAAKRGDFGNERYENGSFQEKVLQCYHHLIKDKTLNWKVIDASKSIDDLHNEIKSFAEEAMQEARHMPVGELWK; from the exons ATGGCGGGCAGACGAGGGGCGCTGATTGTCCTTGAGGGGGTGGACCGTGCAGGCAAAAGTACACAGAGCCGGAGGCTGGTGGAGGCCCTGCGGACGATGGGACACCCGGCCGAACTTCTTCGGTTCCCGG AAAGAACAACAGAAATTGGACGGCTGATAAGTTCCTACCTGGAAAAGAAGAATGACTTGGAGGACCACACGGTTCATCTGTTGTTTTCTGCTAATCGCTGGGAACAAGT GCCAATGATTAAAGAGAAGCTAAATCGAGGTGTGACTCTGGTAGTGGACAGATATGCCTTTTCTGGAGTAGCCTTCACAAGTGCTAAAGAg AACTTCTCCTTGGAGTGGTGCAAGCAGCCTGATGTGGGGCTTCCAAAGCCAGACTTGATCCTCTTCCTTCAGCTGAGCACACCTGAAGCAGCCAAACGAGGAGACTTTGGAAATGAACGCTATGAAAACGGGTCTTTTCAGGAGAAAGTACTACAATGCTACCACCATCTGATAAAAGATAAAACTTTGAACTGGAAG GTGATCGATGCTTCGAAGAGCATAGATGATCTACACAACGAAATTAAATCCTTTGCAGAGGAGGCAATGCAAGAGGCTCGGCACATGCCCGTAGGAGAACTGTGGAAATAG